A stretch of Cyanobacterium sp. HL-69 DNA encodes these proteins:
- a CDS encoding mutator protein, producing MVQVACRAADPFAIAIIYQNNKYLLQLRNNIPTIVYPRCWGLFGGHIEEGKTPEKALVREIKEEIDYDVVNFSKFGNYEDNKVIRHVFQFPLNVDISQLTLKDGWDFALVSADDIRKGKIYSHKANQIQPLGDIHHKILLDYVRLFE from the coding sequence ATGGTTCAAGTAGCGTGCCGTGCAGCAGATCCCTTTGCGATCGCAATTATTTACCAAAACAATAAATATTTACTGCAATTGAGAAACAATATTCCTACTATAGTTTATCCTAGGTGCTGGGGGTTATTTGGGGGGCATATTGAAGAAGGAAAAACTCCAGAAAAAGCTTTAGTAAGAGAGATAAAGGAAGAAATTGATTATGATGTGGTCAACTTTTCTAAATTTGGCAACTATGAAGATAATAAAGTAATTCGCCATGTTTTCCAATTTCCCCTCAATGTTGATATTAGTCAATTAACCCTTAAGGACGGATGGGATTTTGCCTTAGTTTCTGCTGATGACATAAGAAAAGGAAAAATTTATTCCCATAAAGCCAATCAAATTCAACCTTTAGGAGATATTCACCACAAAATATTACTAGATTATGTAAGACTTTTTGAATAA
- the mlaF gene encoding ABC-type phospholipid uptake system ATPase component MlaF, with the protein MTEKEPIIKLRGIKKSFGKNTILDGIDLDIYQGDALVIIGPSGTGKSTVLRIIAGLMLPDEGDIYIHGEKREGLIDDHDDSMAISMVFQQAALFDSLTVRENVGFFLYQHSHLSEDKISSIVDQSLDMVGLPGRGDLYPAELSGGMRKRVSFARAVTFNPDNPLQCPEVILYDEPTAGLDPIASTVIEDLVTDLRVSSEACKTYVMVSHQESTIRRTGDRLVFLYNGKVQWQGKVGEIDTTENELVRQFFSAKREGPIQVV; encoded by the coding sequence ATGACAGAAAAAGAACCTATTATTAAACTGCGAGGAATCAAAAAATCCTTTGGTAAAAATACAATTTTAGATGGAATCGATCTAGATATTTATCAGGGAGATGCTCTGGTGATTATAGGACCTAGTGGTACGGGAAAATCAACGGTTTTACGAATAATTGCAGGGTTAATGCTTCCTGATGAGGGGGATATATATATCCATGGGGAAAAGCGAGAGGGGTTAATTGATGATCATGATGATTCTATGGCCATTAGTATGGTGTTTCAACAGGCGGCGTTGTTCGACTCTTTGACGGTGAGGGAGAATGTCGGTTTTTTCCTTTATCAACATTCCCATTTATCAGAGGATAAAATTAGCAGTATTGTGGATCAAAGTCTGGACATGGTGGGTTTACCAGGTAGGGGAGATTTATATCCAGCGGAACTTTCGGGGGGAATGCGAAAAAGGGTCAGTTTTGCCCGGGCGGTTACTTTTAACCCAGATAATCCGTTGCAATGTCCCGAGGTTATTTTATATGATGAACCTACAGCGGGGTTAGATCCCATCGCTTCCACGGTAATTGAAGATTTGGTGACAGATTTAAGGGTATCTAGTGAGGCTTGTAAAACCTATGTTATGGTAAGTCATCAGGAGAGTACAATTCGGAGAACGGGCGATCGCCTCGTATTCTTATATAATGGTAAAGTTCAATGGCAAGGTAAAGTTGGGGAAATTGATACTACTGAGAATGAATTAGTCAGACAATTTTTTAGTGCAAAAAGAGAAGGTCCAATTCAAGTAGTTTAA
- a CDS encoding Prolidase, with amino-acid sequence MRSPYKIIIGLLLTVVLAFTAQQTLAQSQSTIMAQNSGQNSSILFENVRIFNGQSEQLSAPSNVLVIDNKIQEINTNRINPPSGANLTRINGNGRILMPGLIDNHVHLIFTSSTLPELLSPNVTEETIFARAEVQAEEMLLRGFTTVRDLGGPVFPLKRKIDQGQVPGPRIYPSGAMISQTSGHGDFRTLNERSRRFGGTISRGEEMGATFIADGRDDVLTATRENLRQGASQIKVMAGGGVSSIYDPIDVTQYTLDEMKAAVEAAADWGTYVTVHAYTPRAVRRAIEAGVKCIEHGQLLDEDTMKILAEKDIWLSAQVFEERETPGFTEEQKAKRTLVVQGVTNAFNWAKKYNIKLAWGTDYLFVPERNQRQNQDIVNLTEWFTPFEALKLITHDNAQLLKLSGERNPYKEGALGVIEKDAYADLILVDGNPLEDLSIMGDYANKFRVIVKDGKIYKNTLS; translated from the coding sequence ATGCGATCGCCTTATAAAATAATCATAGGATTATTGTTAACAGTTGTATTAGCATTTACAGCCCAACAAACCCTAGCCCAGAGCCAATCAACCATCATGGCTCAAAATTCAGGGCAAAACAGTAGCATTCTCTTTGAAAATGTACGTATTTTTAACGGTCAATCAGAACAACTTTCTGCCCCCTCCAATGTTTTAGTGATTGACAACAAAATTCAAGAAATTAACACCAACCGAATCAACCCACCATCAGGGGCAAACCTCACCAGAATTAATGGCAACGGTCGGATTTTGATGCCAGGATTGATTGACAACCACGTTCACCTAATCTTTACATCTAGCACCCTCCCCGAACTTTTATCCCCCAACGTCACCGAAGAAACCATTTTCGCCAGAGCAGAAGTACAAGCCGAGGAGATGTTATTAAGAGGTTTTACCACAGTTCGAGACTTAGGTGGCCCAGTTTTTCCATTGAAAAGAAAGATTGACCAAGGACAAGTCCCAGGGCCTCGCATTTATCCCAGTGGTGCCATGATTTCCCAGACATCAGGCCATGGTGATTTTCGTACCCTCAACGAACGCTCTCGCCGCTTTGGAGGCACCATATCCCGTGGAGAAGAGATGGGAGCCACATTTATTGCTGATGGACGGGATGACGTACTGACCGCCACCAGAGAGAACTTACGCCAAGGAGCATCACAAATCAAAGTGATGGCAGGGGGAGGAGTTTCTTCCATTTATGATCCCATTGACGTAACCCAATATACCCTCGATGAGATGAAAGCCGCCGTTGAGGCCGCCGCTGATTGGGGAACATACGTCACCGTCCATGCCTACACCCCCAGAGCCGTCCGACGAGCCATTGAGGCGGGAGTAAAATGTATCGAACATGGGCAACTGTTGGACGAAGACACCATGAAAATTTTAGCCGAAAAAGATATTTGGCTTAGTGCGCAGGTATTTGAGGAAAGAGAAACCCCCGGTTTTACCGAAGAACAAAAAGCTAAAAGGACTTTGGTGGTACAGGGGGTAACCAATGCTTTTAACTGGGCAAAAAAATATAATATCAAGTTGGCGTGGGGTACGGATTATTTATTTGTACCAGAACGTAATCAAAGACAAAATCAAGATATTGTCAACCTAACAGAGTGGTTTACTCCTTTTGAAGCCCTAAAACTTATTACCCATGATAATGCTCAACTATTGAAACTATCAGGGGAGCGTAATCCTTATAAGGAAGGTGCTTTAGGGGTAATCGAAAAAGATGCTTATGCTGACCTAATTTTAGTAGATGGTAATCCTTTAGAAGATCTTTCTATTATGGGAGACTATGCCAACAAATTTAGGGTTATCGTTAAAGACGGCAAAATTTATAAAAATACCCTTAGTTAA
- the mlaE gene encoding ABC-type phospholipid uptake system permease component MlaE, translated as MNKLFQRISSAIFLTGQIVIHLIQLKVYRLNTIEQMSFVGPASLPIALITAAFVGMVFTIQVAREFIYFGATSAVGGVLAIALTRELAPVLTAVVLAGRVGSAFAAEIGTMKVSEQIDALQILKTDPVDYLVTPRVLSCFFMLPILTMCSLVVGITGGLIIAESLYDIPSRVFLDSIRNFLGTWDVIACMIKSAIFGASVAIIGCNWGLTTSGGAKGVGQSTTAAVVISLITIFMLNFILSWLMFQGTGSAVIS; from the coding sequence ATGAATAAACTTTTTCAACGTATCTCCTCTGCAATTTTTTTAACGGGACAGATTGTAATTCATCTTATCCAATTGAAAGTATATCGTCTCAATACCATCGAGCAAATGTCCTTCGTCGGGCCTGCTTCTTTACCCATTGCCCTGATAACGGCGGCCTTTGTGGGGATGGTATTTACTATTCAAGTGGCACGGGAGTTTATTTATTTTGGAGCCACTAGCGCCGTGGGGGGAGTATTGGCGATCGCCCTTACCCGTGAACTAGCCCCCGTACTTACCGCTGTGGTCTTGGCGGGGAGGGTAGGCAGTGCCTTCGCCGCCGAAATCGGCACTATGAAAGTTTCTGAACAAATTGACGCGCTCCAGATCTTAAAAACAGATCCTGTTGACTATTTAGTGACTCCCAGAGTTTTATCCTGCTTTTTTATGCTCCCTATATTAACGATGTGTTCTTTGGTGGTGGGTATTACGGGAGGATTGATTATTGCGGAGTCTTTGTACGATATTCCTAGTAGGGTTTTTCTTGATTCCATTCGCAACTTTTTAGGTACTTGGGATGTAATTGCTTGTATGATAAAGTCCGCTATTTTTGGGGCTTCCGTAGCCATTATCGGCTGTAACTGGGGTTTAACCACCAGTGGAGGTGCCAAAGGAGTGGGGCAATCTACCACCGCCGCCGTGGTTATTTCTTTGATTACCATTTTTATGTTAAATTTTATTCTCTCTTGGCTTATGTTTCAGGGTACGGGAAGCGCTGTAATAAGTTAG
- the mlaD gene encoding outer membrane lipid asymmetry maintenance protein MlaD, translated as MASSRLVREGSLGLFIILGFVVFGGAIFFLRGTQFRQQKYEVKLQFDNAGGLREGGRVLYRGVEVGTIESITPSTQGVEVITQVDQDLRIPKNVVAQTTQSGLLGEVIVTIVPEEQLSATALEIDPTSPECQQQQELLCSGDSIPGEYSGDLIANMTRLSTVFAEPVFINQLNDAIVNIAIASENVAELSSELSEFTRNAGDDINKLSSVADSIMTTSESFNTAANSATSQINRLANDFSQTNREINQLVRNTNQLIESNESNLNSTIATLTDTTQEVATLVRNANAVVTKVDQTVDSIDVVKFGQDIETTIANLEQVTTNLTALSQELNNPTNLVALQQTLDSARVTFANTAKITSDIDELTGDPQFRLNMRRLIDGLSNLVSYTDVLEKQIELAQLLNQIEELNQNQSQNSPTRTFNVTNGQLPKIMSSNTNDSLNNVNLKNIDKK; from the coding sequence ATGGCAAGTTCAAGGTTAGTAAGGGAAGGCTCTCTCGGTTTATTTATAATTTTAGGATTTGTGGTATTTGGTGGTGCTATTTTTTTCTTGAGGGGAACCCAGTTTCGTCAACAGAAATATGAGGTTAAACTACAGTTTGACAATGCGGGTGGCTTAAGGGAGGGCGGTAGAGTTTTATATAGAGGGGTAGAAGTGGGTACCATTGAGTCTATCACCCCCAGTACCCAAGGGGTAGAAGTCATTACTCAAGTAGATCAGGATTTAAGAATACCGAAAAATGTTGTGGCTCAAACTACCCAATCTGGTTTGTTAGGGGAAGTTATTGTCACCATCGTACCCGAAGAGCAATTGAGCGCCACGGCTTTAGAAATTGATCCCACCAGCCCTGAATGCCAACAACAGCAAGAACTTTTATGCAGTGGGGATTCTATTCCTGGAGAGTATAGCGGTGATTTGATTGCTAATATGACAAGGCTTAGTACCGTGTTTGCCGAACCTGTTTTTATTAATCAACTTAATGATGCTATAGTTAACATTGCGATCGCCTCTGAAAACGTAGCCGAATTAAGTAGTGAGTTGTCAGAATTTACCAGAAATGCAGGGGATGACATCAACAAACTCTCCTCCGTTGCTGATAGCATCATGACTACCTCAGAATCTTTTAACACCGCCGCCAACAGTGCCACCTCTCAAATCAATAGACTAGCCAACGATTTTAGTCAAACCAACAGAGAAATAAACCAACTCGTCCGCAACACAAACCAACTTATCGAAAGTAACGAATCAAATCTCAATAGCACCATTGCTACCCTCACCGACACAACCCAAGAAGTTGCTACCCTCGTCAGAAACGCCAACGCCGTAGTCACCAAAGTAGATCAAACCGTTGATAGTATCGATGTTGTTAAATTTGGACAAGATATAGAAACAACTATCGCCAACCTCGAACAAGTTACCACTAATTTAACCGCCCTTTCTCAAGAATTAAATAACCCCACAAACCTTGTCGCCCTCCAACAAACCCTCGACTCTGCCAGAGTTACCTTTGCCAATACTGCCAAAATCACCTCAGACATTGACGAATTAACAGGAGATCCCCAATTTAGGCTTAATATGCGTCGTCTTATTGATGGTTTAAGCAATCTTGTATCCTATACTGATGTGTTAGAAAAACAAATCGAACTAGCACAACTACTTAATCAAATAGAAGAATTAAATCAAAATCAGTCTCAAAATTCTCCCACAAGAACTTTTAATGTTACCAATGGTCAATTACCTAAAATAATGTCTTCTAATACCAACGACTCCCTAAATAACGTCAACCTAAAAAACATTGATAAAAAATAA
- the mlaA gene encoding phospholipid trafficking lipoprotein MlaA, with amino-acid sequence MKKTILILSTLSFFLVGCDRAALDGLNLKINADIRSDYDEQTQTIENSSDNNNSANSPSNTNTSTNSNPPTSNNTNAVDNSDSPRSLSPIAQCSSSDITMRANQEFYSSRGQVKSIDSKNEEEMKAWKEIRANIEAECQSN; translated from the coding sequence ATGAAAAAAACTATTTTAATCTTGTCTACCCTTAGCTTTTTCCTTGTAGGGTGCGATCGCGCTGCCCTCGATGGCTTAAACTTAAAAATTAATGCGGATATTCGGTCAGATTATGATGAACAAACCCAAACCATAGAAAACTCTTCTGATAACAATAATTCCGCCAACTCCCCATCCAATACCAACACTAGCACCAATTCTAATCCTCCTACTTCTAATAATACTAATGCGGTGGATAATTCCGATAGTCCTAGAAGTTTATCTCCCATTGCCCAGTGTAGTAGCTCAGATATTACCATGAGAGCGAACCAAGAGTTTTATAGTAGTAGAGGACAAGTTAAATCCATTGACTCTAAAAATGAGGAGGAAATGAAAGCATGGAAGGAAATTCGTGCCAACATTGAAGCAGAATGCCAGAGCAATTGA
- the moaA gene encoding molybdenum cofactor biosynthesis protein MoaA, which yields MPEEQELNYLLSEDILTKKELLTLLKKVFIPLGFTKFRLTGGEPLLRPDLVDIIAEINNLSATQDLSLTTNGYLLVNQAQSLYDAGLKRINISLDSLNQDTFDQIIGNHGKSRWHQTWLGIQRAYDVGFNPLKLNVVIIPGVNDSEVLDLAQLTINKNWHVRFIEFMPIGNGQLFTEKAWIPSEEIRQKIRAKWGLEESNIRGNGPADVFKIPNAKGTLGFISQMSECFCDRCNRLRLSADGWLRPCLLNETGQVNLKEALRTGKNINFIQKKVQDLLLLKPEINFKERESGTDNIYSRTMSQIGG from the coding sequence ATGCCAGAAGAACAAGAATTAAACTATCTTTTGTCGGAGGACATCTTAACAAAAAAAGAGTTATTAACTTTACTGAAAAAGGTTTTTATTCCTCTTGGTTTTACTAAATTTAGACTGACGGGGGGAGAGCCTTTATTACGTCCTGATTTGGTAGATATTATTGCCGAAATCAATAATTTGTCTGCTACTCAGGATCTATCTTTGACTACCAATGGATATTTATTAGTGAATCAAGCTCAATCTTTATATGATGCTGGTTTAAAGAGAATAAATATTAGTTTAGATTCTCTCAATCAAGATACATTTGATCAAATTATTGGTAATCATGGCAAAAGTCGATGGCATCAAACATGGTTAGGAATACAAAGGGCTTATGATGTGGGTTTTAATCCTCTTAAGTTAAATGTGGTGATAATTCCAGGGGTAAATGATAGCGAAGTGTTGGATTTAGCTCAGTTGACTATTAATAAAAATTGGCACGTTAGATTTATTGAATTTATGCCCATTGGAAACGGTCAATTATTTACTGAAAAAGCATGGATTCCCTCGGAGGAAATTAGACAAAAAATTAGGGCAAAATGGGGTTTGGAGGAAAGTAATATTAGGGGAAATGGGCCTGCGGATGTGTTCAAAATACCCAATGCAAAGGGAACTTTAGGCTTTATTTCGCAGATGTCGGAGTGTTTTTGCGATCGCTGTAATCGGCTAAGATTATCCGCTGATGGTTGGCTACGTCCTTGTTTGTTAAATGAGACTGGACAGGTAAACTTAAAGGAGGCTTTAAGAACGGGAAAAAATATTAATTTTATTCAAAAAAAAGTACAGGATTTATTATTATTAAAACCTGAGATTAATTTTAAGGAAAGAGAATCGGGGACTGATAATATTTATAGTCGTACTATGTCTCAAATAGGGGGTTAG
- the natD gene encoding ABC-type neutral amino acid uptake system permease component NatD, translated as METIQNLFNGLTVGSIIALAAVGLTLTMGILKLSNFAHGDFLTAGAYVTWLVNTNGVNVWLSMGVAVVVITGLMLLTEQLLWKPMRNQRASSTSLIIISIGLALFLRNGILFIWGGSNQNYALPLVEALNVGGVRVAYYRVIVIILTVLAIVALHFILQNTKIGKGMRAVADNIDLARVSGINVEQVILFTWVLTAVLTAFGGGLYGLVTVVRPMMGWFLILPMFAAVILGGIGNPYGAIAGGLIIGVAQEMSVPLVGSEYKLGVALVVMIVVLLFRPQGIFR; from the coding sequence GGGAATTTTAAAGTTATCTAATTTTGCCCATGGAGATTTTTTAACGGCGGGGGCTTATGTCACTTGGCTAGTTAATACCAATGGGGTAAATGTTTGGCTGTCTATGGGGGTGGCGGTGGTAGTAATCACGGGGTTAATGTTACTCACTGAACAACTGTTGTGGAAACCGATGCGCAATCAACGGGCGAGTAGTACCAGTTTGATTATCATATCCATTGGTTTAGCGTTATTTTTGCGTAATGGCATTTTGTTTATTTGGGGTGGTAGTAACCAAAACTATGCTTTGCCGTTGGTGGAGGCTCTTAATGTGGGGGGAGTAAGGGTTGCTTATTATCGTGTCATTGTGATTATTTTAACGGTACTAGCCATTGTGGCGTTACATTTTATTTTACAAAATACCAAGATTGGTAAGGGCATGAGAGCGGTGGCCGATAACATCGATTTAGCGAGGGTTTCGGGAATTAATGTGGAGCAGGTAATTTTATTCACTTGGGTGTTAACGGCGGTGTTAACGGCTTTTGGGGGCGGTTTATATGGCTTGGTGACGGTGGTACGTCCGATGATGGGGTGGTTTTTGATTTTGCCCATGTTTGCGGCGGTAATTTTGGGGGGGATTGGTAATCCTTATGGTGCGATCGCCGGGGGCTTAATTATTGGTGTGGCTCAGGAAATGAGTGTTCCTCTAGTGGGCTCAGAGTATAAGTTAGGGGTTGCTTTGGTGGTGATGATTGTGGTGTTATTATTCCGCCCCCAAGGAATTTTTCGATAG
- a CDS encoding PagP family outer membrane protein → MCKKSLLLCPWVMVGGLMAIAPYAQASGVPINPIIVDGNEEIITDSERETEDIKVTQKGIDAGFEFTQINADIDFFWDATMKENGLVSQSASDLETEETSSANSWHFLVQPSIYVPFTIYGDAAAGSVNGDFSLDASQIRKSIKDDLNFAFFGRVKAWNPDYRWGFFADFDYLSSDNSASVTRTLPPSFGGIPITLNGEVDSTLWSLSLGGAYRFYDPSKVNPDGVETEFDLGRSVFDVFGGLNITGVDLGLNFSSPGLGRASFNGDTTVVSPIIGGRARVNLSPQWAWVTGGSVSGFGISGLTQWNLGTGVDWKFSEGKTSLGLGYRFGYTSYTSNLTRSTDFDVDVNQNGPYVNVSFRF, encoded by the coding sequence ATGTGCAAAAAAAGTTTGTTGCTATGTCCTTGGGTTATGGTTGGTGGGTTAATGGCGATCGCCCCTTATGCTCAAGCCTCTGGAGTACCGATAAATCCCATCATCGTTGACGGTAATGAGGAAATCATCACTGATTCTGAGAGGGAAACGGAAGACATTAAAGTGACTCAAAAAGGAATTGACGCTGGATTTGAATTTACACAAATCAACGCAGACATAGACTTTTTTTGGGATGCAACCATGAAAGAAAATGGACTCGTTAGCCAGAGTGCATCGGATTTGGAAACCGAAGAAACTAGCTCTGCAAATTCTTGGCATTTTCTCGTGCAACCTTCTATTTATGTTCCTTTTACGATTTACGGTGATGCCGCCGCTGGTAGTGTGAATGGTGATTTTTCCCTAGATGCTAGTCAGATCAGAAAAAGCATCAAAGATGACCTCAATTTTGCTTTTTTTGGCAGAGTAAAGGCTTGGAATCCTGATTATCGTTGGGGATTTTTTGCGGACTTTGATTACCTGTCTTCCGATAACAGTGCTTCGGTAACTCGTACTTTGCCCCCTTCCTTTGGCGGTATTCCCATCACCTTAAATGGTGAGGTTGACAGCACATTATGGTCTTTATCTTTGGGAGGGGCTTACCGTTTTTATGATCCATCGAAGGTTAATCCAGATGGGGTAGAAACGGAATTTGACCTGGGGCGATCGGTTTTTGATGTGTTTGGGGGACTGAATATCACTGGGGTTGACCTAGGATTAAACTTTAGTAGCCCTGGTTTGGGTAGGGCCAGTTTTAATGGTGATACAACGGTGGTATCGCCTATTATTGGCGGACGAGCAAGGGTTAATCTTTCTCCTCAGTGGGCATGGGTTACGGGAGGCTCTGTGTCTGGTTTTGGTATTAGTGGCTTAACCCAATGGAATCTTGGTACGGGGGTTGATTGGAAGTTTTCTGAAGGCAAGACTTCTTTAGGTTTGGGTTATCGCTTTGGCTATACCAGTTATACTTCTAATTTAACCAGATCAACGGATTTTGATGTGGATGTTAACCAAAATGGGCCCTATGTAAATGTTTCTTTTCGTTTCTAA